A single Tumebacillus sp. BK434 DNA region contains:
- a CDS encoding non-ribosomal peptide synthetase, with the protein MTLYAFPASFAQRRLWFLDQLSPGNAAYHMPFALHLTGALDAGAMQRALQEIVRRHETLRTTFRETDGQPMQIVREAAELPLIVQDVQELSGPERMVRVQELILAECVRPFALAEDLPLRVTLYRLAPEEHVLLFVLHHLVSDGWSNGVIARELSALYSAYSLGVDSPLAEPEVQYADFAHYQGEWLDSEDYAEQLAFWKQTLAGHPFVLPLPTDHPRPAKSSGRGGTVPFVLPPDLTQKLRGVALSEGATLFMTLLTAFNVLLARYAEVRDVLVGTPVAGRILEEVEGTVGLFANSIVLRTVLPEAATFADLLQGVKKAALAAYAHQEMPFEKLVEELQPERSLGLSPLFQVMFSLQTASGPLLELPGVAATELELPRDYAKFDLLLDVTETPEQLLCMLEYSTDLFKRETVEKMAGHLLTLLYGAAEDPQSWWQELPGEAVPIGLVRHEWKRDGNAPQEYVAPRTPAEELVAGIFAGVLRVERVGAHDDFFALGGHSLLGAQAMSRIRTAFGVSVPLDVLFETPTAAEVAAKVEKMLQTAGSADGGSASLVPVSRDGELALSFAQQRLYVLHQILTEKSAYNMPYAVRLAGSLDVAALEESLAEIIRRHEALRTTFAEAAFGPVQVIAPEGAMPLAVTDLSGLEAVAREQEWRQRVQAEAETAFDLQKGPLVRCSLLKLNEAEHILMLNFHHIVFDGWSVGVFIRELTALYSGEQLPERALQYADFAAWQREWLSGEVLEEQLLYWKKQLGGELPLLELPTDRPRPQVQTYAGAMLPFRFGKELTAELKRWSQEQQATLFMTLIAGFTALLHRYSGQEDICVGTPIAGRNREEIEEMIGFFVNTLVLRSDFSANPKFSELVAQVRQTSLGAYAHQDVPFEMLVKELQPARNMSASPLFQAMFVLQNAHLEKVALPGLTLEPLELEGRTAKFDLLVSLSETDGELVGTWEYNTDLFDEATMLRMIGHFETLVGAITAGTDLPVGEIGLLTEQEIAEVAPSPETQTVPEQLLQELFEEQAAKTPDGLALVMGEQEMTYRELNEEANRLARHLQALGAGPNMPVGLSMERSPEMITGLLAILKAGGCYVPLDPAYPRERLELMVQGSQLTILLTNCADAGWDATVASVIDVERDRAQWAAYGAENPAYQLTQEHLAYVLYTSGSTGIPKGVAMPGRALANLAVWQRRDARIPQARTLQFTSLNFDVSSQEIFATLCAGGTLVLIPEAMRKDLSQLPKLVQEQGVERMYMPFVALQHVAELCVEQNMHLPALREVMTAGEQLQITPVVREFFKRHRECLLYNQYGPTETHVVTSHRLEGPAEQWTLLPSLGKAITNTSALVLDARLQPVPIGVRGEICIGGVSVAHGYLQREDLTAERFVNSPYGRLYKTGDIGRLLLDGTIEYLGRLDHQVKIRGHRIELGEIEATLNLHADVREAVVTARADLPGGGKRLAAYVVPQPDSASGPAEWREFLRAKLPDYMVPSAFAVVEQFPLTPSGKVDRKALPAPTAAPSTAEAGDQAPQNEIERQLVEIWSQLLGVERVGIHDNFFDLGGDSLLILQLHKQLVPQFPHKELTVVELFRHPTIHTLASFLAVETVEQPDFEEVENRVEKQKEMLARRKQMMKGRRG; encoded by the coding sequence ATGACTCTCTATGCATTTCCCGCATCGTTCGCTCAGCGCAGGCTCTGGTTCCTCGATCAACTCTCGCCGGGGAATGCGGCGTATCATATGCCGTTTGCGCTGCATTTGACAGGCGCTTTGGATGCCGGGGCCATGCAGCGCGCTCTGCAGGAGATCGTGCGGCGGCATGAAACGCTGCGCACGACGTTTCGGGAGACGGACGGGCAGCCGATGCAGATCGTGCGCGAAGCGGCGGAGCTGCCACTGATCGTGCAGGATGTGCAGGAGCTGTCCGGGCCGGAGCGCATGGTTCGCGTGCAAGAGCTGATCTTGGCAGAATGCGTGCGCCCGTTTGCGCTGGCGGAAGACCTGCCGCTGCGCGTCACCTTGTACCGATTGGCGCCGGAGGAGCATGTGCTCCTGTTTGTGCTGCACCATCTCGTCTCGGACGGCTGGTCGAACGGAGTGATCGCCCGTGAGCTGTCGGCGCTATATTCGGCCTATTCGCTTGGCGTCGACTCGCCGCTTGCGGAGCCGGAGGTGCAGTATGCTGACTTCGCGCACTACCAAGGGGAATGGCTGGACAGCGAGGACTATGCGGAGCAACTGGCCTTCTGGAAGCAGACGCTGGCGGGGCATCCGTTTGTCCTGCCGCTGCCGACCGATCATCCGCGTCCGGCCAAGAGCAGCGGTCGAGGCGGCACGGTGCCGTTCGTTCTCCCTCCCGATCTGACGCAAAAGCTGCGCGGGGTGGCGCTGAGCGAAGGGGCGACGCTGTTCATGACGCTCCTGACCGCGTTTAACGTGCTGCTGGCCCGCTATGCGGAGGTCCGCGATGTGCTGGTCGGAACGCCTGTCGCCGGGCGAATCTTGGAAGAGGTGGAAGGGACGGTCGGGCTGTTTGCCAACTCGATCGTGCTGCGCACCGTGCTGCCGGAAGCGGCAACGTTTGCCGATCTGCTGCAGGGCGTGAAAAAAGCGGCGCTGGCCGCCTACGCGCACCAGGAAATGCCGTTCGAAAAGCTCGTCGAAGAGCTGCAGCCGGAGCGGTCGCTGGGCCTCTCGCCGCTGTTTCAGGTGATGTTTTCGCTGCAGACGGCATCGGGGCCGCTGCTGGAGCTGCCGGGAGTGGCGGCGACAGAGCTGGAACTGCCGCGCGACTATGCCAAATTCGACCTGCTGCTCGACGTGACAGAGACGCCTGAGCAACTGTTGTGCATGCTGGAATACAGCACCGACCTGTTCAAGCGCGAGACGGTGGAAAAGATGGCCGGGCATCTGTTGACGCTGCTGTACGGCGCGGCAGAAGATCCGCAGAGCTGGTGGCAGGAACTGCCTGGTGAAGCGGTTCCGATCGGGCTGGTGCGGCACGAGTGGAAGCGGGACGGGAATGCTCCACAGGAATACGTGGCGCCGCGCACGCCGGCCGAAGAGCTGGTCGCCGGGATTTTCGCCGGGGTGCTGCGGGTGGAGCGCGTCGGCGCCCATGACGATTTCTTTGCGCTCGGCGGGCATTCGCTGCTCGGAGCGCAGGCGATGTCGCGGATTCGCACGGCGTTTGGCGTTTCCGTCCCGCTCGATGTACTGTTTGAGACGCCGACGGCAGCCGAGGTGGCGGCAAAGGTGGAGAAGATGCTGCAGACGGCGGGCAGTGCGGACGGCGGCAGCGCGTCGCTGGTGCCGGTGTCGCGGGACGGGGAGTTGGCCTTGTCGTTTGCTCAGCAGCGTTTGTATGTGCTTCATCAGATCTTGACGGAGAAGTCGGCGTATAACATGCCATACGCGGTGCGGCTCGCCGGATCGCTCGACGTGGCCGCACTGGAAGAGAGTCTGGCGGAGATCATCAGACGGCATGAAGCGCTGCGCACGACGTTTGCCGAAGCGGCGTTCGGCCCGGTGCAGGTGATCGCGCCGGAGGGGGCGATGCCGCTTGCTGTGACCGATCTGAGCGGGTTGGAAGCTGTGGCGCGGGAGCAGGAGTGGAGGCAACGGGTGCAGGCGGAAGCGGAGACGGCGTTCGATCTGCAGAAGGGGCCGCTGGTGCGCTGTTCCTTGCTGAAGCTGAACGAAGCAGAGCATATTTTGATGCTCAACTTCCACCACATCGTGTTTGACGGCTGGTCGGTCGGCGTGTTCATTCGCGAGCTGACCGCTTTGTACAGCGGTGAGCAGTTGCCGGAGCGGGCGCTGCAGTACGCCGACTTTGCCGCCTGGCAACGGGAATGGCTGTCCGGCGAAGTGCTGGAAGAGCAGTTGTTATATTGGAAGAAACAGCTTGGCGGAGAACTGCCGCTGCTGGAATTGCCGACCGACCGTCCGCGTCCGCAGGTACAGACCTATGCGGGGGCGATGCTGCCGTTCCGTTTCGGGAAGGAGTTGACGGCGGAGCTGAAGCGGTGGAGTCAAGAGCAGCAGGCGACGCTGTTCATGACCTTGATCGCCGGATTCACGGCGCTTTTGCACCGCTATTCAGGGCAGGAGGACATCTGTGTCGGGACGCCGATCGCCGGGCGCAACCGGGAAGAAATCGAGGAGATGATCGGCTTCTTCGTCAATACGCTGGTCTTGCGCAGCGACTTCTCGGCCAATCCGAAGTTCTCCGAGCTGGTCGCGCAAGTGCGCCAGACGTCGTTGGGCGCGTATGCGCATCAGGATGTGCCGTTTGAGATGCTCGTCAAGGAGCTGCAGCCGGCGCGCAACATGAGCGCGTCACCGCTGTTTCAGGCGATGTTTGTTCTGCAAAACGCCCATCTGGAAAAAGTCGCCTTGCCCGGCCTGACGCTGGAGCCGTTGGAGTTGGAAGGGCGTACGGCGAAGTTCGACCTGCTCGTCTCGTTGTCCGAAACGGACGGAGAGCTCGTTGGCACCTGGGAGTACAACACCGACCTGTTTGACGAAGCCACGATGCTCCGGATGATCGGCCATTTTGAGACGCTCGTCGGAGCGATTACCGCCGGGACGGATCTGCCGGTCGGGGAGATCGGATTGCTGACGGAGCAGGAGATCGCGGAAGTTGCACCCTCCCCGGAGACGCAGACGGTGCCCGAGCAGCTGTTGCAAGAGCTGTTTGAAGAGCAGGCAGCAAAGACGCCGGACGGCTTGGCGCTGGTGATGGGCGAGCAGGAGATGACCTACCGCGAGCTGAACGAGGAAGCGAACCGTCTGGCCCGGCATTTGCAAGCGCTGGGCGCCGGGCCGAACATGCCGGTCGGGCTCTCGATGGAGCGCTCGCCGGAGATGATCACGGGGCTGCTGGCGATCTTAAAGGCGGGCGGATGCTATGTGCCGCTCGACCCGGCCTACCCCAGAGAGCGTCTGGAGCTGATGGTGCAGGGATCGCAGCTGACGATCCTGCTGACCAACTGCGCCGATGCGGGCTGGGATGCCACCGTTGCCTCCGTGATCGACGTGGAGCGCGATCGTGCACAGTGGGCAGCGTATGGCGCGGAGAATCCGGCCTATCAGCTGACACAGGAGCATCTCGCCTACGTCCTCTATACCTCAGGTTCGACCGGCATCCCCAAAGGGGTCGCCATGCCGGGGCGGGCGCTGGCCAACCTGGCGGTCTGGCAGCGGCGGGACGCACGCATTCCGCAGGCGAGAACGCTGCAGTTCACCTCGCTGAATTTTGACGTGTCGTCACAGGAGATCTTCGCCACGCTCTGCGCGGGCGGCACGCTGGTGCTGATCCCGGAGGCGATGCGCAAAGACCTGTCCCAACTGCCGAAGCTGGTGCAAGAGCAAGGGGTCGAGCGGATGTACATGCCGTTTGTCGCTTTGCAGCACGTGGCGGAGCTGTGCGTGGAGCAAAACATGCACCTGCCTGCGCTGCGAGAGGTGATGACGGCAGGCGAGCAGCTGCAGATCACGCCGGTCGTGCGCGAATTCTTCAAACGCCACCGGGAGTGCCTGCTGTATAACCAATACGGTCCGACCGAAACGCATGTCGTCACGTCGCATCGCCTGGAAGGTCCGGCCGAACAGTGGACGCTGCTGCCTTCGCTGGGCAAGGCGATCACGAACACGAGCGCGCTGGTGCTCGACGCCCGCCTGCAGCCGGTGCCGATCGGCGTGCGCGGCGAGATCTGCATCGGCGGCGTGTCGGTGGCGCACGGGTATCTGCAGCGGGAGGATCTGACGGCGGAACGTTTTGTCAACTCGCCGTATGGACGGCTGTACAAAACGGGCGATATCGGGCGGTTGCTGCTGGACGGCACGATCGAATACCTCGGCCGCCTCGATCATCAAGTCAAGATCCGCGGGCACCGCATCGAGCTCGGCGAGATCGAAGCGACGCTCAACTTGCATGCCGATGTACGGGAGGCGGTCGTCACCGCCCGCGCCGACTTGCCCGGCGGCGGCAAGCGACTGGCCGCCTACGTGGTGCCGCAGCCGGACAGTGCCAGCGGCCCGGCCGAGTGGCGCGAATTCCTCCGTGCCAAGCTGCCCGACTACATGGTGCCGTCGGCGTTTGCCGTGGTGGAACAGTTCCCGCTGACCCCGAGCGGCAAAGTTGACCGCAAGGCGCTGCCGGCGCCAACCGCCGCACCGAGCACGGCCGAAGCGGGCGACCAAGCTCCGCAAAATGAGATCGAGCGGCAACTGGTCGAGATCTGGTCACAGCTACTCGGCGTGGAGCGGGTGGGGATTCATGATAATTTCTTCGATCTGGGCGGCGATTCGCTCCTGATCTTGCAATTGCACAAGCAGCTCGTGCCGCAATTCCCGCACAAAGAGCTGACCGTAGTCGAGCTGTTCCGCCACCCGACGATTCACACGCTGGCGTCTTTCCTCGCCGTGGAGACGGTCGAACAGCCCGATTTTGAAGAGGTCGAGAACCGCGTTGAGAAACAAAAAGAAATGCTGGCACGGCGCAAACAGATGATGAAGGGCAGGAGAGGATAA
- a CDS encoding type I polyketide synthase — translation MSNALMEGIAIIGMSGRFPGAENLEAFWENLKNGVESISDFTDEELKAALVSEQLLQHPNYVKRGGVLQGADRFDAEFFGYTPREAEITDPQQRVFLEAAWGALEHAGYDAERYAGAIGVFGGAASNRHETMYLAANQDVVAAMGPLQALMGVSRDFLATRVSYKLNLTGPAATVLTACSTGLVAVHQACQSLLMYECDMALAGGVAVTLPQKQGYLYQEGGIMSPDGHCRTFDEAAKGTVPGEGVGVVVLKRLDDALADGDTIHAVIKGTAINNDGSMKVGYTAPSTDGQAQAIAQAQLLAGVEPDTISYVEAHGTATVLGDPIEVAALTQVFRNKTDREQFCALGSVKSNIGHADAAAGVAGLIKTVLALQHKQLPPSLHFEKGNPGIPFSASPFYVNHELKEWKSDGPRRAGVSSFGIGGTNAHVVLEEAPAAEVSAAAAEHQLLVLSAKTPTALEAAARNLQAHLGTHREQALADVAYTLQKGRKAFPHRLFAVAGSHEEAANLLLTSDDELTGKGSLLAGEDELERSVVFLFPGQGAQYVNMGRDLYQAEAVFRESVDRAAELLVPHLDLDLRTVLYPAAGQEASAQERLTQTRLTQPALFVIEYALAQLWLSKGIAPKAMLGHSIGEYVAACLAGVFTLEAALELVAARGAMMQELPSGSMLAVILSEEKLRLLLPANLSLAAVNGPNACVVSGEHEAVAAFEAALEQQNISSRRLETSHAFHSAMMEPMLDAFLAKVQGVERNAPQLPYLSNVSGTWITGEQATDPSYWVTHLREAVRFADNVQALLGHASHVYLEVGPGNALGKMVKQTATAAQGQADTVATLRHRSETLHDGKAWLRAVGKLWAAGVEIDWNALYGADEQRLRVPLPTYPFEGKSYMLQPGVPGTSKHSLAKQKNVADWYYVPVWKQAHLSAAALDAPKRWLVFLDDAGFGGEVVKELLAEGQEVVSVVADDHFSRLEDNVYGLDLRSREQYGELLKELQLAGQMPERIAHLGALSELADSDTGLDRFEAAQERGLHALVYLAQAITDQGFAEGIEIIVITNNLQEVTGGEVFAPERATLLGACKVIPQEYPSLSIRTVDLNLPYAGAPQAADCVEQAAEELLSVATEEHVAYRGHTRFVQTLEKTSLQQAAKRGRELRQGAVYLVTGGADGTAQQLTEHLLQEVGAKVALVCPEAERAALEQQLSHHADLLCIGGDVTQLGEMQAAVAQARAHFGDLNGVFHAAVNKGMGMMQFKTPDAIAEGLDEKVKGALVLDAALDGAELDFVVLFASTIGLVGGLGALENAAASLFLDAYARVKTANGTRAYAIDWSIWKWETWLEERMGNNPAVQAHMKQMREDYGMTRAEGMAALTAVLGSGLTQVIVSTQNLHAVIENQQAYTMGAFSQGGVDASLRKEGDADYVAPRNETEEKIAGILGELFGVGSVSVLDNFFELGGNSLLAIQLVARIRQEFMVELPMDEFFAAPTIAGLAERVAQTGLAQEELDELERLLGEIEDLDLDEVQARLLSEQ, via the coding sequence ATGAGCAACGCATTGATGGAAGGAATTGCGATCATCGGCATGTCGGGGCGGTTTCCCGGCGCGGAGAATCTCGAAGCATTTTGGGAGAATTTGAAAAACGGGGTGGAGTCGATCTCCGATTTCACCGACGAGGAGCTGAAAGCAGCGCTGGTCTCCGAACAGCTGCTCCAGCACCCGAACTACGTGAAGCGCGGCGGCGTGCTGCAAGGCGCCGACCGCTTCGACGCCGAGTTCTTCGGCTACACCCCGCGCGAGGCGGAGATCACCGACCCGCAGCAGCGCGTCTTTTTGGAAGCGGCGTGGGGGGCGCTGGAGCATGCCGGCTATGATGCGGAGCGCTACGCCGGGGCGATTGGCGTGTTCGGCGGGGCGGCGAGCAACCGCCACGAGACGATGTACCTCGCGGCGAACCAGGACGTGGTGGCGGCGATGGGGCCGCTGCAGGCTTTGATGGGCGTTTCGCGCGACTTTTTGGCGACCCGCGTCTCTTACAAGCTCAACCTGACCGGCCCGGCGGCGACGGTGCTCACCGCCTGTTCGACCGGCCTCGTCGCCGTGCATCAGGCTTGCCAGAGCCTCTTGATGTATGAATGCGACATGGCGCTGGCCGGTGGTGTGGCGGTGACCTTGCCGCAAAAACAAGGCTACCTCTATCAGGAAGGCGGCATCATGTCGCCGGACGGTCACTGCCGCACGTTTGATGAAGCGGCCAAAGGCACCGTGCCGGGCGAAGGCGTCGGCGTGGTCGTGCTGAAGCGCCTCGACGACGCGCTGGCTGACGGCGACACGATCCATGCGGTGATCAAAGGCACGGCGATCAACAACGACGGCTCGATGAAAGTCGGCTACACCGCGCCGAGCACCGACGGTCAGGCGCAGGCGATCGCCCAGGCACAATTGCTGGCCGGGGTGGAGCCGGACACGATCTCCTACGTGGAAGCGCACGGCACGGCGACCGTCTTGGGCGACCCGATCGAAGTGGCGGCGCTGACGCAGGTGTTCCGCAACAAGACCGACCGCGAGCAATTCTGCGCGCTGGGCTCGGTCAAGTCGAACATCGGGCACGCCGACGCGGCGGCCGGCGTGGCCGGTCTGATCAAGACGGTCTTGGCGCTGCAGCACAAGCAACTGCCGCCGTCTCTGCATTTTGAAAAAGGCAACCCGGGCATCCCGTTCTCCGCTTCGCCGTTCTATGTCAATCATGAGCTGAAAGAGTGGAAATCGGACGGCCCGCGCCGCGCCGGGGTCTCGTCCTTCGGCATCGGCGGCACGAACGCGCACGTGGTGCTGGAAGAGGCGCCGGCGGCGGAAGTGTCGGCAGCAGCTGCGGAGCATCAATTGCTCGTCCTCTCTGCGAAGACTCCTACCGCCTTGGAAGCGGCGGCCCGGAACCTGCAGGCGCATCTCGGCACACACCGGGAGCAGGCGCTGGCCGACGTGGCCTACACGCTGCAAAAAGGGCGCAAGGCGTTCCCGCACCGCCTCTTTGCGGTCGCCGGCAGCCATGAGGAAGCGGCGAACCTGCTTCTGACCTCCGATGACGAATTGACCGGCAAAGGATCGCTGCTGGCGGGCGAAGATGAGCTGGAGCGCTCCGTCGTGTTTCTCTTCCCGGGCCAAGGGGCGCAATATGTGAACATGGGCCGCGACTTGTATCAGGCCGAAGCGGTGTTCCGCGAATCTGTCGACCGCGCGGCTGAGCTGTTGGTGCCGCACCTCGACCTGGACCTGCGCACCGTCTTGTATCCGGCAGCGGGGCAGGAAGCGTCGGCACAGGAACGGCTGACGCAGACCCGCCTGACCCAGCCTGCCCTGTTTGTGATCGAATACGCGCTGGCCCAGCTCTGGCTGTCCAAAGGCATCGCCCCGAAGGCGATGCTCGGCCACTCGATCGGCGAATATGTCGCCGCTTGCCTCGCCGGCGTGTTCACGCTGGAAGCAGCGTTGGAGCTGGTCGCGGCGCGCGGCGCGATGATGCAGGAGCTGCCCAGCGGCTCGATGCTCGCGGTGATTCTCTCTGAAGAAAAACTGCGCCTGCTGCTCCCGGCCAACCTGTCTCTCGCCGCCGTCAACGGGCCGAACGCCTGCGTGGTGTCGGGCGAGCATGAGGCGGTCGCCGCATTCGAAGCGGCGCTGGAGCAGCAAAACATCTCCTCGCGCCGTTTGGAGACTTCCCACGCGTTCCACTCCGCAATGATGGAGCCGATGCTCGACGCCTTTTTGGCCAAAGTGCAAGGAGTTGAACGGAACGCACCGCAACTGCCGTACCTCTCCAATGTCAGCGGCACATGGATCACCGGCGAGCAGGCGACCGACCCGTCCTACTGGGTGACACACCTGCGGGAGGCGGTGCGCTTTGCCGACAATGTGCAGGCACTGCTCGGCCATGCCTCGCACGTCTACCTCGAAGTCGGGCCGGGCAATGCGCTGGGCAAGATGGTGAAGCAGACGGCGACCGCCGCGCAAGGGCAGGCGGACACCGTCGCCACCCTGCGCCACCGCAGCGAAACTTTGCATGACGGCAAGGCGTGGCTGCGCGCGGTCGGTAAGCTCTGGGCGGCGGGCGTGGAGATCGACTGGAACGCGCTGTATGGTGCAGACGAGCAGCGCCTGCGCGTGCCGCTGCCGACCTACCCGTTTGAAGGCAAGTCTTACATGCTGCAGCCGGGCGTGCCGGGCACGTCGAAACACTCGCTCGCCAAGCAGAAAAACGTCGCCGACTGGTACTACGTCCCGGTCTGGAAGCAAGCCCATCTGAGCGCTGCCGCTCTGGACGCACCGAAGCGCTGGCTGGTGTTCCTCGACGATGCCGGATTCGGCGGCGAGGTGGTCAAAGAGCTGCTGGCCGAAGGGCAGGAGGTGGTCTCGGTCGTCGCTGACGATCATTTCTCCCGTCTGGAAGACAACGTGTACGGCCTCGACCTGCGCAGCCGCGAACAGTACGGCGAGCTGCTCAAGGAGCTGCAGCTGGCCGGGCAGATGCCGGAGCGCATCGCGCATTTGGGGGCGCTGTCCGAACTGGCGGACAGCGACACCGGGCTCGACCGCTTCGAAGCGGCGCAAGAGCGTGGCCTGCATGCGCTGGTCTATCTGGCGCAGGCGATCACCGACCAGGGCTTTGCGGAAGGGATCGAGATCATCGTCATCACCAACAACCTGCAGGAGGTGACGGGTGGTGAAGTGTTTGCGCCGGAGCGGGCGACGCTGCTCGGCGCGTGCAAAGTCATCCCGCAGGAGTATCCGTCCCTGTCGATTCGCACGGTCGACCTCAACCTGCCCTATGCAGGAGCACCGCAGGCGGCCGATTGTGTGGAGCAGGCGGCGGAAGAGCTGCTGTCTGTGGCGACGGAGGAGCATGTCGCCTATCGCGGACATACCCGCTTTGTGCAGACGCTGGAAAAAACGTCGTTGCAGCAGGCGGCGAAGCGAGGGCGCGAACTGCGCCAAGGCGCGGTCTACCTGGTCACCGGCGGCGCAGACGGCACGGCGCAGCAGCTGACCGAGCATCTCTTGCAGGAAGTCGGCGCCAAGGTGGCGCTGGTCTGCCCGGAAGCGGAGCGCGCGGCGCTGGAGCAGCAGCTCAGCCACCATGCCGACCTGCTCTGCATCGGCGGGGATGTCACCCAACTGGGCGAGATGCAGGCGGCGGTTGCGCAGGCCCGAGCGCATTTTGGCGATCTGAACGGGGTGTTCCATGCCGCGGTGAACAAAGGCATGGGCATGATGCAGTTCAAGACGCCGGACGCGATCGCCGAGGGGCTGGATGAAAAAGTGAAAGGGGCGCTCGTGCTCGATGCGGCGCTCGACGGCGCGGAGCTTGATTTTGTCGTGCTGTTCGCTTCGACGATCGGCTTGGTCGGCGGCTTGGGTGCGCTGGAAAATGCGGCGGCGAGCTTGTTCCTCGACGCGTATGCCCGCGTCAAGACGGCAAACGGCACCCGCGCTTATGCGATCGACTGGAGCATCTGGAAGTGGGAGACCTGGCTGGAAGAGCGGATGGGCAACAATCCGGCGGTGCAGGCGCACATGAAGCAGATGCGTGAAGACTACGGCATGACGCGGGCGGAAGGCATGGCTGCCTTGACTGCGGTGCTCGGCAGCGGCTTGACGCAGGTGATCGTGTCGACGCAAAATCTGCACGCCGTGATCGAGAACCAGCAGGCCTACACGATGGGCGCGTTCTCCCAAGGCGGCGTGGACGCATCGCTGCGCAAGGAAGGCGATGCCGATTATGTCGCACCGCGCAATGAGACGGAAGAGAAGATCGCAGGCATCTTAGGCGAGCTGTTTGGCGTAGGCTCGGTCTCAGTGCTCGACAACTTCTTCGAACTGGGCGGCAACTCGCTGTTGGCGATTCAATTGGTGGCGCGGATTCGTCAGGAGTTTATGGTCGAGCTGCCGATGGATGAGTTCTTCGCAGCGCCGACGATCGCAGGCCTCGCCGAGCGCGTGGCGCAGACGGGGCTGGCGCAGGAGGAGCTCGACGAGTTGGAGCGCTTGCTCGGCGAGATTGAAGACCTCGATCTGGATGAAGTGCAGGCTCGCCTGCTCAGCGAGCAGTAA
- a CDS encoding condensation domain-containing protein: MDDLQKRLAALPPEKRKLLELALKQKGIDVSKAAPKQDGIPVRGHDGPSPLSIDQLRLWESYQRTPDDPRHNNYNAQLITGPLNADALLNAYREIVRRHEAWRTAFRVIDGTPKQVVLPELPVEMERIDLRHLPAAKRREEANRLMVDATRIPFDVTTPPLFRILLVQLDEEEHIKLWVTHHLITDRITYMVTDQELLQYYMSELTGTPLHLPLPQVQYADWAEWQVNYLQGEVLEELTAFWKGQLAGASLQLDFPADHPRPERMSFEGRRKHFRLSSELFQGINSLAKAEGVTPFMVFLAAYDALLHLYSGQEDIVVGTPYVNRSRMEVKSTVGYFLTPIVFRVDVHGEMSFRDLLHKVKDVNVAVHKHADVPFGMLVDLMELPDDPGRHPVFQAMFVHVDVPTVQVLEGMPLSIVDLDIDGSTSKYDIVFAVLDANEEPKGFWEFNADLFEQETIERIAQDMERLLEAVLQNPGQKLVDLPLRVREEQAR, from the coding sequence ATGGATGACTTGCAGAAACGTCTGGCAGCCTTGCCGCCGGAGAAGCGCAAACTGCTGGAACTGGCTCTGAAACAAAAGGGCATCGACGTGTCGAAAGCGGCTCCGAAGCAGGACGGCATCCCGGTGCGCGGACATGACGGGCCGAGCCCGCTGTCGATCGACCAGCTGCGCCTGTGGGAGAGCTATCAGCGGACGCCCGATGATCCGCGCCACAACAACTACAACGCCCAACTGATCACAGGTCCGCTCAATGCGGACGCCTTGCTGAACGCCTACCGGGAGATCGTGCGCCGCCATGAAGCGTGGCGCACGGCGTTCCGGGTGATCGACGGCACGCCGAAACAGGTCGTGCTGCCGGAGCTGCCCGTCGAAATGGAGCGGATCGACCTGCGCCATCTGCCTGCCGCCAAGCGGCGCGAGGAAGCGAACCGCCTGATGGTAGACGCGACGCGGATTCCGTTCGATGTGACGACGCCGCCGTTGTTTCGGATTCTGCTCGTGCAGCTCGATGAGGAGGAGCATATCAAGCTGTGGGTGACGCATCATCTGATCACCGACCGGATCACGTACATGGTGACCGATCAGGAGCTGTTGCAGTATTACATGAGCGAGCTGACCGGAACGCCGCTGCACCTCCCGCTGCCGCAGGTGCAGTATGCCGATTGGGCGGAGTGGCAGGTGAACTACCTGCAGGGCGAAGTCTTGGAGGAGCTGACTGCGTTTTGGAAAGGGCAGTTGGCGGGCGCCTCGTTACAATTGGACTTTCCCGCCGACCATCCCCGCCCGGAGCGGATGAGCTTCGAGGGCAGACGCAAGCATTTCCGGCTGTCGAGCGAGCTGTTTCAAGGCATCAACAGCTTGGCGAAAGCGGAAGGCGTGACACCGTTTATGGTATTTCTGGCGGCGTATGATGCTCTGCTGCACCTCTATTCGGGGCAGGAGGACATCGTCGTCGGCACGCCGTACGTCAACCGTTCGCGGATGGAAGTGAAGAGCACGGTCGGGTATTTCCTGACACCGATCGTGTTCCGCGTCGATGTGCACGGCGAAATGTCGTTCCGCGACCTGCTGCACAAAGTGAAAGACGTCAACGTGGCGGTGCACAAGCATGCCGACGTTCCGTTCGGGATGCTCGTCGATCTGATGGAGCTGCCGGACGATCCGGGCCGCCATCCGGTGTTTCAGGCGATGTTCGTACACGTCGATGTCCCAACTGTGCAAGTGCTGGAGGGCATGCCGCTGTCGATCGTCGATCTGGACATCGACGGGTCGACATCGAAGTATGACATCGTTTTTGCGGTGCTCGATGCGAACGAGGAGCCAAAAGGGTTCTGGGAGTTTAACGCTGACCTGTTTGAGCAGGAGACGATCGAGCGGATCGCTCAGGATATGGAGCGGCTGCTGGAAGCGGTGCTGCAGAATCCGGGGCAAAAATTGGTCGACCTGCCGCTGCGGGTCAGAGAGGAGCAGGCGCGATGA